From the Gloeocapsa sp. DLM2.Bin57 genome, the window TAGTTCCAGAATAAATTTCACTAATTAATAATTTAACTAAATCAGGAGAAGGATTTGATAGTTGTTCAGCTATAACTCTTTTAACCTCTCTAGTATAAAGGAGATTACGAGCTACATCTTCTAGTTCATTAATATTAAACTGACTTTTGGTAAATCTTTTTAGCTCATTAACTGAATTTTCATCAAAATTTAAAATATCAAACTCAAAAAAAGGCTTATCATCCATCACATTATTTTTATCAGTATCAGTATAAAACCGATAAATAATTCCATTGGTTAAAATGGCAAGCCTAGCTTCGGTAGCGTGAAAATATCTATGCAATTGAGAACTATGTTTAGCATTAGTGAGATTTTCTGTGCAAGTTTTACACTCGATTAAAACAATCGGACGATTATCTACACAAATCGCATAATCTACCTTTTCACCTTTTAAACCAGGTAAATCAGCGGTATATTCTGGGTGTACTTCTAAAGGGTTAAAAACATCATATCCTAGAGCTTGGAGAAAAGGCATAATAAATGCTGTTTTTGTGGCTTCTTCGTTCCGAATCTGGTCTTTTAACTTTTTAACTTGTTCAGCAATAACTTTAGCTCTATCGATAAGATCCATATACTTAGATTCCACTTATTACAATGTATTAATCCAATAATTCCCTATAACTATAGATTAATTGACAATTTCCAGGATTAATTTACAAAACTTAACAAAATATTTGTTAAAATAAGTTCACAAAACAAAGAAGGTAAAGATGGGATGCGTGTTGCGATCGTAGGAGCAGGATTAGC encodes:
- a CDS encoding restriction endonuclease, with the translated sequence MDLIDRAKVIAEQVKKLKDQIRNEEATKTAFIMPFLQALGYDVFNPLEVHPEYTADLPGLKGEKVDYAICVDNRPIVLIECKTCTENLTNAKHSSQLHRYFHATEARLAILTNGIIYRFYTDTDKNNVMDDKPFFEFDILNFDENSVNELKRFTKSQFNINELEDVARNLLYTREVKRVIAEQLSNPSPDLVKLLISEIYSGTKTASVIERFTEITKKSLREYINEKIKEKLETVINSENTLDTNLATAIDVNVQDSNTTANDSSQETSERVTTEEELQAFYLIKSILREQVDTSRIQYKNTQKYFGINLDGKVRQTICRLRFSEESGKKSLEIPDNNDSKKRVKTLLENLDQIYGVAEFLKARVQFLTKYNYTAQPEESEVV